From Micromonospora auratinigra:
CGTCCTCGTCGGAGTGCTGGCCGTGGTGGCCGGCGTGCAGGCGTACGAGATCCACCGGCTGACCGACCGGCTGGCCGCGACCGACCGGCGGGTCGCCGAGAACGGCACCCGGTCCGAGGCGATCGAGCAGCGTACGGCGGCGCTGGAGAAGCAGGCCGGCACCACCTTCAACCCGGAGGCGGTGGCGAGCGCGGTGCTGCCCAGCGTCTTCCGGGTCCGCGCCGGCCAGTTCACCGGCACGGCCTTCGCGATCGGCAAGGCTCCCGCCGGGGGCGGTACCACGCTGCTGACCAACTTCCACGTGGTGGAGTCGGTCTACACCGGCGGCGGCCGGAAGGTCTTCCTGGAGCGCTCCGACCAGCGCTTCGACGCCACCATCGTCAAGGTCGACAAGGCCAAGGACATTGCCCAGCTGCGGACCACCGCCACCTTCAAGCCGCTGCCGGCGGCCGCCACGGCGGTCAAGTCGGGACAGCAGATCGTGGTGGTCGGCGCGCCCCTGGGGCTGCAGGACACCGTCACCACCGGCGTGGTGAGCGCGTTCCGCAAGGACGACGGCGACTCCGGCCCGGTGATCCAGTTCGACGCCCCGATCAACCCCGGCAACTCGGGCGGACCCGTCATCAACGGGTCCAAGGAGGTCGTCGGCATCGCCACCGCCAAGGCCCGGGACGCCGAGGGCATCGGCCTCGCGGTGCCGATCAAGACCGCCTGCGACACCTTCTCGCTCTGCTGACCGGCGCCGCCGCCGGTCGCCCCTGACCGCATCGCACACCGTCCGGCGTGGCCCCCGACCACGCCGATCCGTCGACCCGGGCCCTTCAGGGCACCGCGGGGGACCACACCTGGAGGAAGACATGTCCCAGCCACCGACCGGACCGGAGGGCTACCCGCCCCAGCCGCCGGGCGGCACCGTGTACGGCAACGCGTACGGCGGCCAGCCCGCGCCCCAGCAGTACGGCCCGCCCCAGCCGGACCCGACCCTGGTGCAGCCGGCGCAGCCGCAGTCCGCGCCCCCGGCCCCCGG
This genomic window contains:
- a CDS encoding trypsin-like peptidase domain-containing protein, with amino-acid sequence MPASSAVPGPRTGWAAPPNGGQWGGDTAAARGQGGWPPAAPGQPAGLPGTPPTQATPGRAHAGPPPVAPPAAGPAYPDQSTSGPAYPGQPTSGPAYPGQPTSGPAYPGQPTSAPAYPGQPTSAPAYPGQPVSGPAYPGQPPAGGAGVPGPPPAARRRWAAVVALVLVGVLAVVAGVQAYEIHRLTDRLAATDRRVAENGTRSEAIEQRTAALEKQAGTTFNPEAVASAVLPSVFRVRAGQFTGTAFAIGKAPAGGGTTLLTNFHVVESVYTGGGRKVFLERSDQRFDATIVKVDKAKDIAQLRTTATFKPLPAAATAVKSGQQIVVVGAPLGLQDTVTTGVVSAFRKDDGDSGPVIQFDAPINPGNSGGPVINGSKEVVGIATAKARDAEGIGLAVPIKTACDTFSLC